The following proteins come from a genomic window of Paenibacillus sp. CAA11:
- a CDS encoding general stress protein, whose protein sequence is MAKKIVGVFETEKEASAAIGALEQQGFLAEEISIVARDRRDREAIENETGTKAPEGIAAGAATGGVLGGVAGLLAGLGLLAIPGIGPILAAGPIAATLTGAAVGAGAGGLVGGLIGLGIPEEEAKEYESYVNEGKILVLVDEDQRNHQVYDAFRDNASLNSRRYDDLDARDVRANAELGTNDFDGRP, encoded by the coding sequence ATGGCTAAGAAGATAGTCGGCGTGTTTGAGACCGAGAAGGAAGCATCTGCGGCAATTGGCGCGCTTGAGCAGCAAGGCTTTCTCGCAGAAGAAATCTCAATTGTAGCAAGAGACCGCAGAGATCGGGAGGCCATTGAGAATGAGACCGGTACCAAGGCGCCGGAAGGCATAGCTGCAGGAGCGGCAACCGGCGGAGTGCTCGGCGGAGTGGCCGGGCTGCTTGCAGGTCTAGGCTTGCTAGCCATTCCAGGCATCGGTCCCATTCTTGCGGCAGGCCCTATTGCTGCCACATTGACTGGTGCGGCTGTTGGAGCTGGTGCGGGAGGCCTTGTCGGCGGTCTCATTGGACTGGGTATTCCTGAGGAAGAGGCCAAGGAATACGAATCCTATGTTAATGAGGGGAAAATTCTCGTTCTGGTCGATGAGGACCAGCGGAATCACCAGGTTTATGATGCTTTTCGCGACAATGCCTCCCTTAATTCCCGCAGATACGATGATCTGGATGCCAGGGACGTAAGGGCCAATGCGGAGCTTGGAACAAATGACTTTGATGGCAGGCCTTAA
- a CDS encoding outer membrane protein assembly factor BamB family protein, translated as MVNRLMKRTCKTVVCLALASSMTGVAGQGQAQAAPALASISNPILEIKIPDQAPKWSVDIDRKDITRLGEGGAVSGQGMVFAVKKGRLIALDAVSGTIKWRSGSSLTPNIVFQNGRLYGIDQDGRVSAFNVNGKKLWTSTKKVVAADKIIAVKGKVYILRGIDLYALNGSNGKLEWEHHDTEAEVGLGDLMVSDGVVLRTYVVQGALSAVQLNAFDAATGKKLWGKFRYNYPLAVKDGAVYSVYEQDPIAAFAEKTPQLAIKVFNLRTGMDIGERSYSWLTGSVKDLRANSKAILQGNDLFTFGGGVIAKYDFSHYEGPDGKPVQKWLGAGENGDMPVSQVIANRVFIWNSGNPFALKAVKLANGQGIGYRFDNPVSQVDITEKAVFAGQTDGVWVAANLQTTLPVMKVRTGSRNYGPTLTEKGMAIIQTEDKLFGVSLPSAIK; from the coding sequence ATGGTGAACAGGCTGATGAAGAGAACATGTAAGACAGTGGTATGTCTAGCTCTGGCGAGTAGCATGACGGGGGTTGCCGGGCAGGGGCAGGCGCAGGCAGCGCCAGCATTGGCATCGATTTCTAATCCTATATTAGAAATTAAGATACCTGATCAAGCGCCAAAATGGAGTGTGGACATAGACCGGAAGGATATAACCCGTCTGGGTGAAGGGGGAGCCGTATCGGGACAAGGGATGGTGTTTGCCGTCAAGAAGGGGCGGCTTATTGCGCTGGATGCTGTCTCAGGAACAATAAAGTGGCGTTCTGGCAGCAGCTTGACTCCGAATATCGTATTTCAAAATGGCCGGTTATACGGGATTGATCAGGACGGCAGAGTTTCTGCATTTAACGTAAATGGGAAGAAATTGTGGACATCCACCAAAAAAGTAGTTGCCGCAGACAAAATAATCGCTGTCAAGGGGAAAGTATACATACTGCGCGGCATTGATCTTTATGCCCTGAATGGTTCTAACGGAAAGCTGGAATGGGAACATCATGATACTGAGGCCGAAGTAGGTCTCGGTGACCTGATGGTAAGCGATGGGGTTGTTCTTCGTACCTATGTTGTTCAAGGCGCACTTAGCGCGGTGCAGCTTAATGCCTTCGATGCAGCTACCGGGAAGAAGCTCTGGGGGAAATTCCGTTATAATTATCCTTTAGCAGTTAAAGATGGGGCTGTCTATTCTGTGTACGAGCAGGACCCTATTGCAGCTTTCGCAGAGAAGACTCCACAGCTCGCGATCAAGGTGTTCAACCTTCGTACCGGGATGGATATAGGTGAGCGATCCTATTCGTGGCTTACAGGTTCTGTGAAGGATTTGAGGGCTAATTCGAAGGCCATACTTCAGGGGAATGATCTATTTACGTTCGGCGGCGGAGTTATCGCGAAGTACGATTTCAGTCACTATGAGGGCCCGGACGGTAAGCCGGTGCAAAAATGGCTGGGAGCCGGTGAGAACGGCGATATGCCGGTATCTCAGGTGATTGCAAACCGGGTGTTTATCTGGAATTCCGGAAATCCCTTTGCTCTGAAAGCAGTTAAGCTGGCCAATGGACAGGGTATCGGCTACCGCTTTGACAATCCGGTATCTCAAGTAGATATCACCGAGAAGGCGGTATTTGCCGGCCAGACGGACGGAGTCTGGGTGGCTGCGAATCTTCAGACTACTTTGCCTGTGATGAAGGTTCGTACCGGTTCAAGAAACTATGGTCCCACCCTTACAGAGAAGGGGATGGCGATTATTCAGACGGAAGACAAACTTTTCGGCGTGAGTCTGCCAAGTGCCATCAAATAA
- a CDS encoding GntR family transcriptional regulator: protein MNLLISQSSGEAIYSQIVRQIRQAILSGQLEPGTSLPSIRQLAKELQISVITTKRAYNELEQEGLIDSIVGKGSFVSGGSQEFMREQQLRILEEKLKDILRECRSLSVGTEELIEMITLLEKEGEQV from the coding sequence ATGAACCTATTAATTTCTCAGTCTTCCGGTGAAGCGATCTACTCGCAAATCGTGAGACAGATCCGGCAGGCTATATTGTCCGGACAGCTGGAACCGGGAACGTCACTACCCTCTATTCGCCAGCTGGCTAAGGAACTGCAAATTAGTGTTATTACCACGAAGCGGGCTTATAACGAGCTGGAACAGGAAGGTTTGATCGATTCCATTGTGGGCAAAGGGTCCTTTGTCTCCGGAGGAAGTCAGGAGTTCATGCGCGAACAGCAGCTGCGAATTCTTGAGGAGAAGCTGAAGGACATATTGAGGGAGTGCAGAAGCCTTTCTGTCGGAACGGAAGAGCTGATTGAGATGATTACATTACTGGAGAAAGAGGGAGAGCAAGTATGA
- a CDS encoding ABC-2 transporter permease, with product MSNVINLIRKDFVLFQKYIWIVLIYLFIFSNNGLTSGMIPGIVVVLVVGMELKTSNQQFLLTLPLNRRLLIIAKYISSIFYALCGLILSVLVSIGFDYFRNGSYSFSITETSIMLFIVIFLTSVYLPLSYWLGFKGAQYLNIVVIIVILSMSSIVSNIIADPDSSSVIHWIADHQAGSVMFAGAASLLLLVISYFISFTIFTKKDF from the coding sequence ATGTCTAACGTCATAAACTTAATCCGTAAGGACTTTGTGCTATTTCAAAAATATATATGGATTGTGCTAATCTATTTATTTATTTTCTCCAATAACGGATTAACCTCTGGAATGATTCCAGGTATTGTCGTGGTCTTAGTTGTAGGGATGGAGCTGAAGACAAGCAACCAGCAGTTCTTGCTTACCCTGCCGTTAAACCGCCGCCTGCTCATTATCGCCAAGTATATTTCGTCCATATTCTACGCCCTATGCGGCTTGATTCTCTCTGTGCTGGTGAGTATAGGGTTTGATTATTTTCGGAATGGCAGTTATAGCTTTAGTATAACTGAGACGAGTATCATGCTGTTTATTGTCATTTTCCTCACCTCTGTCTATTTGCCATTATCTTACTGGCTTGGGTTTAAAGGAGCGCAATATCTGAATATTGTTGTCATTATCGTGATTCTATCCATGAGTAGTATTGTTTCAAATATTATTGCGGATCCGGATTCCTCTTCTGTGATCCATTGGATTGCTGACCATCAGGCAGGATCAGTTATGTTTGCGGGCGCGGCATCCTTGCTGCTCTTGGTGATATCCTATTTCATTTCATTTACTATTTTTACTAAAAAGGATTTTTAA
- a CDS encoding response regulator gives MRTRVLVVDDHAHAREGICDILSADESFEVIGTAAGGREAVELTDKLMPDLLLMDIGMPDMDGLEATRIIKLRFPYVKIVLITVSDDVAYLFEALKAGAQGFLLKNLSPSTWVEYLRAIINDEAPLPRELALQILQEFPGAPKAEYEEEHPLTVREREILQWVASGLTNREIAMQLEISDQTVKNHLKNILQKLQLENRVQLTRYALKRGWVE, from the coding sequence ATGAGAACGCGCGTACTTGTCGTTGATGATCATGCGCATGCTAGAGAAGGAATTTGCGATATCCTGTCTGCGGATGAATCTTTTGAGGTGATTGGGACGGCTGCAGGAGGGAGAGAAGCGGTAGAGTTAACGGATAAACTGATGCCCGACCTGCTGCTCATGGATATCGGGATGCCCGATATGGATGGACTCGAGGCTACACGCATTATCAAGCTAAGATTTCCATATGTTAAAATCGTTCTTATTACCGTCTCCGATGACGTTGCCTATTTATTTGAAGCTCTGAAGGCAGGTGCGCAAGGGTTCCTGCTCAAAAATCTGTCTCCGTCCACCTGGGTTGAATATTTGCGCGCCATTATCAATGACGAGGCGCCATTACCGCGTGAACTGGCTCTGCAAATTCTGCAGGAATTTCCGGGGGCTCCAAAGGCTGAATATGAGGAAGAACATCCCCTCACCGTGAGAGAACGGGAAATTTTGCAGTGGGTCGCTTCAGGCTTAACGAATCGCGAGATCGCTATGCAGCTGGAAATCTCGGATCAGACGGTGAAGAATCATTTGAAAAATATTTTGCAAAAGCTGCAGCTGGAGAACCGGGTACAGTTGACTAGGTATGCGTTAAAAAGAGGCTGGGTGGAATAG
- a CDS encoding ABC transporter ATP-binding protein, with protein sequence MKNAIEVRGLGKKYGAYALSNVSFDVPKGYITGLIGPNGAGKSTTIKMIMGTVLPDQGSVTVFGQRVVPEDGTVRDKVGFVSDENIFYDYLSMDQMKRIVAPFYSRWNDDIYDKYMTLFELPGKKKIKDCSKGMKMKYAIAIALSHQPELLIMDEPTAGLDPVFRRELLDLLGEYIIDEHKSILFSTHLTADLDRVADYITFLNKGTLVFSDSKEEVTERYVIAKGPKELLDRDVQKQFVGLRVTDFGFEALANNREQAESIFGDRVMYQQPTLEDIMYFTARGDKTHV encoded by the coding sequence ATGAAGAATGCCATCGAAGTACGTGGCCTAGGAAAAAAATACGGAGCATATGCCTTGTCGAACGTATCCTTTGATGTGCCAAAGGGTTACATTACAGGGTTGATTGGTCCCAACGGAGCAGGAAAGAGCACAACGATCAAAATGATTATGGGAACTGTTCTCCCGGATCAAGGGAGTGTCACAGTATTTGGACAGCGTGTGGTACCAGAAGACGGTACGGTTCGCGATAAAGTCGGCTTCGTATCCGACGAAAATATCTTCTACGACTATTTAAGTATGGATCAAATGAAGCGAATCGTCGCCCCATTCTATTCCCGCTGGAACGATGATATTTATGATAAATATATGACACTGTTTGAGCTGCCAGGGAAGAAGAAGATCAAAGATTGCTCCAAGGGAATGAAGATGAAGTATGCCATCGCGATCGCATTGTCACACCAGCCTGAGCTGCTTATTATGGATGAGCCGACCGCAGGTCTTGACCCGGTCTTTCGGCGGGAGCTGCTGGACTTGCTTGGCGAATATATTATTGATGAGCATAAGAGCATTTTGTTCTCTACGCATCTGACGGCAGACTTGGACCGTGTAGCTGACTATATCACTTTCCTTAACAAAGGCACGCTTGTATTCAGTGATAGCAAGGAGGAAGTGACTGAGCGTTATGTGATTGCTAAAGGCCCTAAGGAGCTGCTGGACAGGGATGTACAGAAGCAGTTCGTTGGCTTAAGAGTAACGGATTTCGGCTTCGAAGCATTGGCAAATAACCGCGAACAGGCAGAAAGCATATTCGGAGACCGCGTAATGTATCAGCAGCCTACGCTTGAAGATATCATGTATTTTACAGCGAGAGGAGATAAAACTCATGTCTAA
- a CDS encoding DnaJ family domain-containing protein yields the protein MLSWLAEQRIEEAMRRGEFEGLPGKGKPVEIEDLSHVPEELRVAYKILKNAGTLPEELQLQGECIRLEDLIAACEDKSERQKLHRQLNERALRLRMLLEQRGLQGTEVYAQYGTAIRSRLNQKTNE from the coding sequence ATGCTGTCTTGGCTGGCTGAACAGAGGATTGAAGAAGCGATGCGGCGCGGAGAATTCGAAGGGCTGCCTGGTAAGGGCAAGCCGGTAGAGATTGAGGATCTCTCACATGTACCTGAAGAGCTCCGCGTAGCTTATAAGATTCTTAAGAATGCTGGAACGCTGCCCGAGGAGCTGCAGCTCCAAGGAGAGTGTATAAGGTTAGAAGATTTGATTGCGGCCTGTGAGGACAAGAGCGAGAGACAAAAGCTTCACAGACAGCTTAATGAGAGGGCCCTGCGTCTGCGGATGCTGCTTGAACAGCGGGGACTGCAGGGGACGGAAGTATACGCACAGTATGGCACTGCTATCCGCAGCAGGCTTAACCAGAAGACAAATGAATGA
- the hrpB gene encoding ATP-dependent helicase HrpB, with protein sequence MNLPIEACLPELKTVLGQGRNAVLLAEPGAGKTTRTPLALLQEPWMEGKNILLLEPRRLAARSAAAFMARQLGEALGETVGYRIRQESVTSKKTRITVVTEGILTRMLQSDPALLDTGLIIFDEFHERSLHADLGLALSRQSQELLREDLRLLVMSATLHADPVSELLGGAAVIRSEGRAFPVETRYLQAHSTLPMDELMGRTIQAALQEHEGNILAFLPGVKEIHRTEQFLRGAISAEVLIAPLYGSLSQEEQRKAIAAPGAGKRKVVLATSIAESSLTVEGVTVVIDAGLRRTQLFSPRTGMGRLVTVRAAKDSADQRRGRAGRTAPGICYRLWTEAEHRALPEATPPEIMEADLALLALELAAWGVKSPAELAWIDAPPEAAYRQAADLLQRLEAVDASGTLTPEGQEIARLGIHPRLGRMLLAARPHGCIRLASLLAALLEDPRVLRAADPDARSRLEQLRQAEAAQLPRQSELGAMLVQAREWAGRLSAAGESLPSAARAEELCGLLLSYAYPDRIGQRRPDGRYLLSNGRGAAFPRTGTSAAGPYIVAAELDDEGAEARITLAAPLEEALLEQEWHSRMTEEERVQWNPDTESVQAWQAQRLGAIVWKERPIAQPSPEAVQRALLQAAAESGLSLLPWTPKARQLQQRIQFLSHYSDGWPSVSDEALGIQIHEWLGPYTTGFKRKSDLQKLNLFTLLQNLLSWEQQRELETEAPSSFVVPSGSRITIHYGEGYEPHAAVRLQEVFGLLSTPRLAFGHVPLLLHLLSPAGRPVQVTADLGNFWKSTYFDVKKDLKGRYPKHYWPDDPMEATATRRVRPEK encoded by the coding sequence ATGAACTTACCCATAGAAGCATGTCTGCCAGAGCTGAAGACCGTGCTCGGGCAGGGAAGAAATGCCGTGCTGCTGGCTGAGCCCGGAGCAGGGAAAACAACGAGGACCCCGCTAGCGCTTTTGCAGGAGCCTTGGATGGAGGGAAAGAACATCCTATTGCTGGAGCCGAGAAGACTTGCAGCCCGCTCGGCAGCCGCCTTTATGGCTAGACAGCTTGGAGAAGCTCTCGGTGAAACCGTCGGCTACCGGATTCGGCAGGAGAGTGTGACAAGCAAGAAGACCCGAATCACGGTGGTCACCGAAGGCATATTGACCCGTATGCTGCAGAGTGATCCGGCTCTCTTGGATACAGGGCTCATTATCTTTGATGAATTCCATGAGCGGAGCCTGCACGCTGATTTGGGACTTGCCTTAAGCCGGCAGAGCCAGGAGCTGCTGCGGGAAGATTTAAGGCTGCTAGTCATGTCAGCCACACTGCACGCCGATCCTGTGTCAGAGCTGCTGGGAGGAGCGGCGGTGATTCGAAGCGAGGGGCGGGCTTTCCCGGTGGAGACCCGATATTTGCAAGCTCACAGTACGCTGCCGATGGACGAGCTGATGGGCCGAACGATTCAAGCAGCTCTTCAGGAACATGAAGGAAATATTCTTGCTTTTCTACCGGGAGTCAAAGAAATTCATCGTACGGAGCAGTTCCTTAGAGGAGCGATTTCTGCGGAAGTTCTGATTGCCCCATTATACGGCAGTCTCTCTCAGGAGGAGCAGCGCAAGGCTATTGCAGCTCCTGGAGCTGGCAAGCGCAAAGTGGTTTTGGCGACCTCCATCGCCGAATCCAGCCTGACCGTGGAGGGGGTCACAGTGGTGATTGATGCCGGCCTCCGCCGGACCCAGCTGTTCTCGCCGCGAACCGGCATGGGCCGCCTGGTTACCGTCCGGGCGGCGAAGGATTCTGCAGACCAGCGGCGAGGCCGGGCTGGACGAACGGCGCCCGGCATCTGCTACCGTCTCTGGACCGAGGCGGAGCACCGGGCTTTGCCGGAAGCAACGCCTCCTGAGATCATGGAGGCGGACCTGGCGCTGCTTGCGCTGGAGCTCGCCGCCTGGGGAGTGAAATCCCCGGCCGAGCTGGCGTGGATTGACGCGCCGCCGGAAGCAGCGTACAGGCAGGCGGCAGACCTGCTGCAGCGCCTGGAGGCGGTCGATGCCAGTGGGACGCTCACGCCGGAGGGCCAAGAAATCGCGCGTCTTGGCATACATCCGCGGCTTGGCCGGATGCTGCTTGCGGCAAGGCCCCATGGCTGCATCCGGCTGGCGTCGCTGCTCGCGGCGCTGTTGGAGGATCCGCGCGTGCTTCGCGCCGCAGACCCGGACGCGCGAAGCCGGCTGGAACAGCTGCGCCAAGCCGAAGCAGCGCAGCTGCCAAGACAATCAGAGCTTGGCGCGATGCTTGTCCAGGCCAGAGAATGGGCTGGCAGGCTGAGCGCCGCTGGCGAGTCTTTGCCCAGCGCCGCCAGGGCGGAAGAGCTGTGCGGACTGCTGCTTTCCTACGCTTATCCGGACCGGATCGGCCAGAGGCGTCCGGACGGCCGGTATTTACTGTCAAACGGAAGAGGGGCGGCCTTCCCAAGGACGGGCACTTCGGCCGCCGGGCCCTATATTGTAGCTGCCGAGTTGGATGATGAAGGCGCCGAGGCGAGGATCACTTTGGCCGCACCGCTTGAGGAGGCGCTGCTGGAACAGGAATGGCACAGCCGAATGACAGAGGAGGAACGGGTACAGTGGAACCCGGACACAGAATCCGTGCAGGCTTGGCAAGCCCAGCGTCTCGGAGCGATTGTGTGGAAGGAGCGGCCCATCGCCCAGCCCTCGCCTGAGGCTGTTCAGCGTGCACTTCTGCAGGCTGCGGCGGAATCAGGCCTTAGTCTGCTGCCATGGACACCCAAAGCAAGGCAGCTCCAGCAGCGCATCCAGTTCTTATCCCATTACTCGGATGGGTGGCCAAGTGTATCAGATGAGGCACTGGGGATACAAATCCATGAATGGCTGGGTCCTTATACGACCGGCTTTAAACGGAAGTCCGATTTGCAGAAGCTGAATTTGTTCACCCTGCTGCAGAACCTGCTTAGCTGGGAACAGCAGCGGGAACTGGAGACAGAGGCCCCTTCCAGCTTTGTTGTACCCAGCGGTTCAAGGATTACGATACATTATGGGGAGGGATATGAGCCCCATGCCGCAGTACGGCTTCAAGAGGTGTTTGGGCTGCTCAGCACTCCGCGCCTCGCCTTCGGACATGTACCGCTGCTTCTGCACTTGCTGTCGCCAGCAGGGCGGCCGGTGCAGGTTACGGCGGATTTAGGAAACTTCTGGAAGAGCACTTATTTTGATGTGAAAAAGGACCTTAAAGGCCGATATCCTAAGCACTACTGGCCGGATGACCCGATGGAGGCAACGGCAACTCGCCGGGTGCGTCCGGAGAAATAA
- a CDS encoding sensor histidine kinase, producing MTYKQIKWLILIVPTLIVGLWEVLRHQLLMPYISMDLGNYITPCILFVVSITLLNGWFKQLERMQRELQEARLAKIQLEARDQLARELHDGIAQSLFLLAVKIDKAERQSASESGTDWNELRKTVHEVNRYVRQAISDLRVQPESILEASTSMQSRIQKLEQEISAPLQVNWKLPDAMLTAKEQVELLAMIREAVMNVRKHAEATKLVVSGDFGAADQWMVKIEDNGKGMLKHENEVEAGKFGLTIMRERARVMGWEVTIQSEPGDTVVCILGKGGRQHENARTCR from the coding sequence ATGACCTATAAGCAGATCAAATGGCTGATTCTGATTGTCCCGACCTTGATCGTCGGTTTGTGGGAAGTACTCCGCCATCAATTGTTAATGCCGTATATCTCAATGGACTTAGGCAATTATATAACTCCATGTATTCTGTTTGTGGTGAGCATTACTCTGCTGAATGGGTGGTTTAAGCAGCTGGAGAGAATGCAGAGAGAACTGCAAGAGGCACGCCTGGCTAAGATTCAATTGGAAGCCCGGGACCAGCTTGCTAGAGAACTTCATGATGGAATTGCCCAATCTTTGTTCCTGCTTGCGGTGAAGATTGATAAAGCGGAGCGGCAAAGCGCTTCCGAGAGCGGTACCGACTGGAATGAGCTGCGTAAGACTGTGCATGAGGTGAATCGGTATGTGAGACAGGCGATTTCGGATCTGCGGGTCCAGCCCGAATCAATTCTAGAGGCTTCTACATCTATGCAAAGCCGGATTCAGAAGCTTGAACAGGAAATATCAGCCCCTCTTCAGGTGAATTGGAAGCTGCCGGACGCTATGCTGACAGCCAAGGAGCAGGTAGAGCTGCTGGCGATGATTAGAGAGGCTGTGATGAATGTTAGGAAGCATGCTGAAGCCACGAAGCTTGTTGTTAGCGGAGATTTTGGAGCGGCAGATCAGTGGATGGTCAAGATTGAAGATAACGGGAAAGGGATGCTGAAGCATGAGAATGAGGTGGAGGCGGGCAAATTCGGGCTGACCATCATGCGGGAGCGGGCAAGGGTTATGGGCTGGGAAGTCACGATTCAATCTGAGCCTGGTGATACGGTTGTTTGTATACTAGGAAAGGGGGGAAGACAACATGAGAACGCGCGTACTTGTCGTTGA
- a CDS encoding SDR family oxidoreductase, with protein sequence MSEIQNQRLRFQGKTAIVTGAGSGIGKATAIRLAKEGAKVALFDKDNERTRSTEHEINQIFRGVSRSFDVDVSDPVRMEAAVNEAAEFFGGIDILFANAGINGAWAPIEEMSFEDWERIIRINLNGTFLSVKYVIPHMKKQGAGSIIITSSINGLDRFAGWGSSAYSTTKGGQVAFGKMAALELAKFKIRVNVISPGAIATNIDETTRKSDDLEEIVIPVEYPEGSQPLANGPGQPEDVADLVAFLASSESKHITGARIRIDGAEALL encoded by the coding sequence ATGTCGGAAATTCAAAATCAACGTCTTCGTTTCCAAGGGAAAACAGCCATCGTCACGGGAGCAGGTTCCGGCATCGGAAAGGCGACAGCCATCAGGCTTGCCAAAGAAGGAGCTAAAGTAGCGCTCTTTGATAAGGATAATGAACGAACCCGGTCCACCGAGCATGAAATCAACCAAATTTTCCGGGGGGTCTCCCGTTCCTTCGATGTGGATGTCTCCGACCCTGTACGGATGGAGGCGGCTGTGAATGAGGCGGCGGAATTTTTCGGGGGCATTGATATTTTGTTCGCGAATGCCGGGATTAATGGAGCATGGGCCCCGATTGAGGAAATGAGCTTTGAAGATTGGGAGCGGATTATTCGAATCAATCTGAACGGAACTTTCTTGTCGGTAAAATACGTGATTCCGCATATGAAGAAACAGGGGGCAGGCAGCATCATCATCACAAGTTCTATCAACGGTCTGGACAGATTCGCCGGCTGGGGCTCCTCCGCATACAGCACCACCAAGGGCGGGCAGGTCGCGTTTGGCAAAATGGCGGCGCTCGAGCTGGCTAAGTTCAAGATTCGTGTCAATGTGATTAGTCCAGGAGCCATCGCTACGAATATTGACGAAACGACAAGAAAGAGCGATGATTTAGAAGAGATCGTCATCCCTGTGGAATACCCGGAAGGCAGCCAGCCGCTGGCGAACGGACCGGGCCAGCCCGAGGATGTCGCCGACTTGGTCGCTTTTCTAGCCTCGTCGGAATCCAAGCATATTACGGGAGCCCGAATTCGCATTGATGGTGCAGAAGCTTTGCTGTAA
- the gluQRS gene encoding tRNA glutamyl-Q(34) synthetase GluQRS has product MIRGRFAPTPSGHMHLGNAKIALLSWLQVRAADGEFILRIEDIDLQRSKPSITEGILQDLQWLGLGWDEGPETIGAYGPYLQSQRLEKYEEALQTLQRAGRLYPCFCSRADLLGVAGAPHGLSSEGAVYNGTCRNLTREEQQAKSQLKNPSTRFGLQAEAFTFVDGIAGVQVFQPGSGGDFVVKRADGMYSYQLAVTVDDAAMGITHVLRGDDLLDSTPRQLALYKALGLQPPQFAHAPLILGEDGHRLAKRHGDLGLAALRKAGTRPETVIGWLAYISGLIDRPEKTAAVDLVQGFQLDHISKTPFVLSESMIRQLLPH; this is encoded by the coding sequence ATGATTCGCGGACGTTTTGCCCCGACCCCTTCAGGCCACATGCATCTGGGCAATGCCAAAATTGCGCTTCTTTCCTGGCTGCAGGTTCGCGCGGCCGATGGTGAATTCATTCTCCGGATTGAGGACATTGATCTGCAGCGATCCAAGCCCAGCATTACAGAAGGCATCTTGCAAGATTTGCAATGGCTGGGCCTGGGCTGGGATGAGGGGCCGGAAACCATCGGAGCTTACGGTCCTTATCTTCAGAGTCAGAGGCTGGAGAAATACGAAGAAGCGCTTCAAACTTTACAGAGAGCGGGCCGCCTTTACCCTTGCTTCTGCAGCCGGGCCGATCTCCTCGGTGTCGCAGGAGCGCCGCATGGCCTCTCCTCCGAAGGCGCTGTTTACAACGGTACCTGCCGAAATCTGACTAGAGAAGAACAGCAGGCAAAATCTCAATTGAAGAACCCCTCTACACGGTTTGGTTTGCAAGCTGAAGCGTTCACGTTTGTAGACGGAATTGCAGGTGTTCAAGTTTTCCAGCCGGGAAGCGGGGGCGACTTCGTCGTAAAGCGTGCAGACGGTATGTATTCTTACCAGCTCGCAGTGACGGTGGACGATGCAGCCATGGGCATCACGCATGTGCTGCGGGGCGACGATCTGCTGGACTCCACGCCTAGGCAGCTTGCTCTTTACAAGGCTCTTGGGCTCCAGCCCCCGCAATTTGCCCATGCTCCGCTGATTCTAGGCGAAGATGGACACCGTTTGGCCAAGCGGCATGGAGATTTGGGCCTGGCTGCACTTCGAAAGGCCGGAACCCGCCCCGAGACGGTAATTGGCTGGCTGGCTTACATTTCTGGTCTCATCGACCGTCCCGAGAAGACAGCAGCCGTTGATCTGGTTCAAGGCTTCCAGCTGGATCACATATCGAAGACCCCCTTTGTGCTCAGTGAATCCATGATTCGTCAGCTTCTGCCACATTGA